In Gordonia iterans, the following proteins share a genomic window:
- the folE gene encoding GTP cyclohydrolase I FolE: MSDEPLLTADGREFDQARAEAAVRELLLAVGEDPDREGLRRTPERVARAYREMFGGLYTQPDEVLATVFDEDHRELVLVKDIPMYSTCEHHLVSFHGVAHVGYIPGASGQVTGLSKLARLVDLYARRPQVQERLTSQIADALMRKLEPRGVIVVIEAEHLCMAMRGIRKPGASTTTSAVRGIFQTSAVSRGEALDLIAR, encoded by the coding sequence ATGAGCGACGAGCCGCTGTTGACCGCAGACGGTCGTGAGTTCGACCAGGCGCGCGCCGAGGCCGCCGTCCGCGAACTGCTCCTCGCCGTCGGCGAGGATCCCGACCGGGAGGGTCTGCGCCGCACCCCGGAGCGGGTCGCCCGGGCCTATCGCGAGATGTTCGGCGGCCTCTATACGCAGCCGGACGAGGTTCTGGCGACCGTGTTCGACGAGGACCATCGCGAGCTCGTCCTGGTGAAGGACATCCCGATGTACTCGACGTGCGAGCACCATCTGGTCTCGTTTCACGGCGTGGCGCACGTCGGCTACATTCCGGGTGCGAGCGGGCAGGTGACCGGGCTGAGCAAGCTCGCCCGGCTGGTCGACCTGTACGCCCGCCGTCCGCAGGTTCAGGAACGGCTGACCAGCCAGATCGCGGATGCGCTGATGCGCAAGCTCGAGCCGCGCGGGGTGATCGTGGTGATCGAGGCCGAGCACCTCTGCATGGCGATGCGCGGCATCCGCAAGCCCGGGGCCAGTACCACCACGTCGGCGGTGCGCGGGATCTTCCAGACCAGCGCGGTCTCGCGCGGTGAAGCCCTCGACCTGATCGCGCGCTGA
- the folP gene encoding dihydropteroate synthase has product MGVLNVTADSFSDGGRYLNAEAAIAHGRALAAAGADIVDVGGESTRPGADRVDPAIEAERVAPVITALAAEGVIVSVDTMRAGVAATAIEAGAAYVNDVSGGRADPDMGRVVAEAGLPWILMHWRPSNAAADGDRHFTHRVEDAGGYRDVVAEVSGELLGQVDAAVAAGVDPDRIILDPGLGFAKTAEHNWALLHSLPTLIGLGFPVLVGASRKRFLGALLDDRAPEGRDTATAAISALSAAAGVWGVRVHDVAANRDAVAVAAAWRTGGARHG; this is encoded by the coding sequence ATGGGCGTCCTGAACGTCACGGCCGACTCGTTCTCCGACGGCGGGCGCTATCTGAACGCCGAGGCGGCGATCGCGCACGGACGGGCGCTCGCCGCGGCCGGCGCCGACATCGTCGACGTCGGCGGCGAATCGACCCGTCCCGGTGCCGACCGGGTGGATCCGGCGATCGAGGCCGAGCGCGTCGCCCCGGTGATCACCGCGCTGGCCGCCGAGGGCGTGATCGTCTCCGTCGACACCATGAGGGCCGGCGTGGCCGCGACGGCGATCGAAGCCGGCGCCGCCTACGTGAACGACGTCTCCGGCGGCCGGGCCGACCCGGACATGGGACGCGTCGTCGCCGAGGCCGGACTGCCGTGGATCCTGATGCACTGGCGCCCGTCGAACGCGGCCGCCGACGGCGACCGGCACTTCACTCATCGCGTCGAGGACGCGGGGGGCTATCGCGACGTGGTGGCTGAGGTCTCCGGCGAGTTGCTCGGCCAGGTCGATGCGGCTGTGGCGGCGGGCGTCGACCCCGACCGCATCATCCTGGACCCGGGTCTGGGCTTCGCGAAGACGGCCGAGCACAACTGGGCGCTGCTGCACTCGCTGCCGACGCTGATCGGCCTGGGGTTTCCGGTGCTCGTGGGCGCGTCGCGCAAGCGTTTCCTCGGCGCGCTGCTGGACGACCGCGCCCCCGAGGGACGGGACACCGCGACCGCAGCCATCTCGGCGCTGTCGGCGGCGGCCGGCGTCTGGGGCGTCCGGGTTCACGACGTCGCCGCCAATCGGGACGCCGTGGCGGTGGCTGCGGCCTGGCGTACGGGAGGAGCCCGACATGGCTGA